The DNA region AAAGAAGGACGACGGCGGCAAACGCCAACGCCATTCGACGAATGATTCGTTCATAGCTGCCACGGAACATCAACCACGCCACGATACCTACCGCAATAACTTTGCCGGCGTCCCAAACATGCTTCGCCGTACCCCAGCCATCCCAGCCAAAAGCGTTCATGACGGTCGCCACAGTCAATCCGATGGCACCAATTGGCGCGTACCAGATCCATACACTGCCGGGCGCGGAAAGCCCGTTAATCCAGCCAAACCCGAAGCCGTTTAGCCAGCCCATGAGCGTGAGTAAGCCCAGCGACAATGCTGCGGTTAGGCCCCAAAAAGCAAATTTGCGCGGCCATCCAGCTTTTTTACCGGCCCAGAGCAGTCCCGCAAATGGCAAAAGAATCACGGTAATGGGCTTGACCGCGATCGACAGCGTTATCAAAACAATGCCAAAAACGGAGCGCTTAGTTGCACAGTAGTACAGCCCTGCGACCGCCAGTCCGATCATCAGTGCGTCATTGTGTACCGCCGCAATGAAATTCACCAGTAGCAGTGGGTTTGCCACGCTCAGCCACAGTGCGCGGTGCGGATTGACTCCGTGTAATACCGCCAGCCGAGGCACGTAAATTGCGCAAAGCAGCACGCCAAATGCCGAGACTAAACGAAACAGAAAGACGGCTAGTTCAGGATTTCCACCAGTGACCGCGACTACGGCTTGCTCGATCCACAAAAACACCGGACCATACGGCGTTGGTGCCTCTGCCCATAGTTTGTCCGCACCTAGACCAAACCAGTTTGAGATTGCCGAGATGCCATTGACATAGGGGTCGATATTGGCTTGCACTAGTCGGCCTTGGCCGATGTAGGCATAAACATCGCGGCTAAAAAGCGGAATTGAAACCATCAGCGGCCCGCCCCAGAGCAAAATTGCTTGCCGAACGATTCGGCCCGATGCCGGCGGCCAACCTTTAGCTCGCTGTCCCAGTCGAAGCCAAGCACGGACCAGCAGCATGCCGCCGATGGCCAAGCTGCCCACCGAAAGGACAATGCCAATCGGTTCTGCACGCATCCAAATGAAAACTGGGTTTCGCAACAATGCCGAAGATTGAGCAAGCCAACCAATTCCGACAGAACCAAAAACCAACAGCAACGAACCAATAAATCCGGCAATCAGCGGCACCCAGGCGTCATACAAGCCATGGTCAGGCTTCGCTGAACCATTCTTTGCCATCACTTGAGTCATTGCCGGCCCAGACTCCGGGCGCTCACCAAGGCCGGTGGTGGACTCAGGCGTCGTCATAGATTCGATTCCGATCTGGCTTTCGATAGCTGCAGCCAATGGCGCGGCATGATGGAGATTTATCTATTTTAGACCGGCAGAGCTCTTCTGGAGGCATCCACACCGAATCGAAAGGTACATTTGTCCAGTGTCTATTTCTTCTGAACGAATCGTATGGATCGATTGCGAGATGACCGGCTTGGATTTAGAAGCCGATGCGCTGATCGAAGTCGCCGTGCTGATCACTGATTCTGAGCTCAATATCCTTGACGACGGCGTTGATGTGGTGATCAAGCCGGACGCTGCGGCCTTAGCGCAAATGAACGATTTTGTTCGCAACATGCATACGACGTCGAAATTGCTCGACGAACTTCCCAACGGACTCACCATGGCGGCGGCGCAAGATATTGTGCTGACTTATATCAAAAAGTTTTTGCCCGATCCCGGTAAAGCCCAACTTGGCGGCAATTCTATTGGCACCGACAAAATGTTCCTGGCCCGAGATATGCCGGAGCTCATTGAGCATCTGCACTATCGAGTAATTGACGTGTCCACCATCAAAGAACTGTCTAGACGCTGGTATCCACGAGCCTATTTTCAGTCTCCGGCAAAGCACGGTGGACACCGAGCGCTCGGTGATATCCAAGACTCAATCAATGAATTGCGTTACTACCGAGAAGCAGTTTTTATGCCATCTCCAGGCCCCGATACCCCGACAGCACAGCAAATTTCTCGAAATATTGTCACAAGTGGGCACGTCGATGTCGCGAGCACCCCAACGGATCCTGTAGAGTAGTTACCGCTGCAAAACGTACTTGGTGGGATTAGCTCAGTTGGCAGAGCGCCTGGTTGTGGTCCAGGAGGTCGCGGGTTCAACCCCCGTATCTCACCCCAAGTAACCGATGAGGGCTGTACCGGAAATTTCGGTGCAGCCCTCATCGCTGTATTACGGTTGTTTTTGAAAGCTGCCCATGCCGAGGATGTCCGACGGCATCGAAATGACGGAGTACCGGAGCATGAAGCGTTCCCTCTTTGAAGAGGATCACGAGCTCTTCCGTGAGATCGGGCCTCACGATGTGAGGGTGGGCACTGCCCGCTTCTTTGGCTACTCCCCTTCGTCGGCTGCCGACAGCCAAAGCCTGCTTGGCATGGCACCACCTAGCGAATTCCACGGCCCATCAGCGGCCAGTCATCCAGCTCGAAAGGTTCCCCAAACATGAGCGTGCATCCCATAGTCATTAAGGGCGAACCGGTGCTTCACCGGCGTGCAACAGAAGTAAAAGATTTTGACGATGCTTTGCGAACGCTCGTCGTTGATATGCATGAAACGAATGCCGTTGCTAATGGTGCAGGCCTTGCCGCGCCCCAGATTGGCATCGGATTGCGGGTTTTCGTTTATGCCATGG from Renibacterium salmoninarum ATCC 33209 includes:
- the mptB gene encoding polyprenol phosphomannose-dependent alpha 1,6 mannosyltransferase MptB, which encodes MTTPESTTGLGERPESGPAMTQVMAKNGSAKPDHGLYDAWVPLIAGFIGSLLLVFGSVGIGWLAQSSALLRNPVFIWMRAEPIGIVLSVGSLAIGGMLLVRAWLRLGQRAKGWPPASGRIVRQAILLWGGPLMVSIPLFSRDVYAYIGQGRLVQANIDPYVNGISAISNWFGLGADKLWAEAPTPYGPVFLWIEQAVVAVTGGNPELAVFLFRLVSAFGVLLCAIYVPRLAVLHGVNPHRALWLSVANPLLLVNFIAAVHNDALMIGLAVAGLYYCATKRSVFGIVLITLSIAVKPITVILLPFAGLLWAGKKAGWPRKFAFWGLTAALSLGLLTLMGWLNGFGFGWINGLSAPGSVWIWYAPIGAIGLTVATVMNAFGWDGWGTAKHVWDAGKVIAVGIVAWLMFRGSYERIIRRMALAFAAVVLLSPMIQSWYVVWLIPLFAVTGIRNDWQVKSLYFVLSFFMIYAISDQLNVYPYLQQRDAWITLDNLRLAAAVIGLGFALYIVLIDRKTRKLFLQTDSQVKDVI
- the orn gene encoding oligoribonuclease, with the protein product MSISSERIVWIDCEMTGLDLEADALIEVAVLITDSELNILDDGVDVVIKPDAAALAQMNDFVRNMHTTSKLLDELPNGLTMAAAQDIVLTYIKKFLPDPGKAQLGGNSIGTDKMFLARDMPELIEHLHYRVIDVSTIKELSRRWYPRAYFQSPAKHGGHRALGDIQDSINELRYYREAVFMPSPGPDTPTAQQISRNIVTSGHVDVASTPTDPVE